From the Musa acuminata AAA Group cultivar baxijiao chromosome BXJ3-7, Cavendish_Baxijiao_AAA, whole genome shotgun sequence genome, one window contains:
- the LOC103991233 gene encoding protein NDL1 codes for MGESSGSVSVDVERISFGGKEHHVLTSHGPISVAVYGDLEKPALVTYPDVALNHMSCFQGLFFCPEAASLLLHNFCIYHISPPGHELGAAPISSDEPVLSLDQLADQVAEVLDFFGLETVMCFGVTAGAYILTLFATKYREHVLGLILVSPLCKAPSWSEWLYMKVVSNFLYFYGMCGLVKEYLLQRYFSKEVRGSSQVPESDIVQACRSLLDEKQSANVWWFLQSINGRHDLTEALKKLQCRTLIFVGEDSPFHSEALHMSAKLDKRYSALVEVQGCGSVVTEEQPHAMLIPMEYFLMGYGLYRPSQLSYSPRSPLSPLCISPELLSPESMGVKLKPIKTRIPAEV; via the exons ATGGGAGAATCAAGCGGATCGGTCTCGGTGGACGTGGAGAGGATCTCCTTTGGAGGGAAG GAGCATCATGTGTTAACAAGCCATGGTCCGATTTCAGTTGCTGTTTATGGGGATCTGGAAAAGCCTGCACTTGTTACTTATCCAGATGTTGCTTTAAACC ATATGTCATGCTTTCAAGGGCTGTTTTTTTGTCCGGAAGCTGCTTCTTTGCTGCTTCATAATTTCTGCATATACCATATTAGTCCTCCAGGTCATGAG TTGGGTGCTGCTCCAATTTCTTCAGATGAACCAGTGCTTTCTTTAGATCAGTTAGCTGATCAGGTGGCAGAAGTTCTTGATTTCTTtgg GTTGGAAACTGTCATGTGCTTTGGGGTCACAGCTGGTGCTTATATTCTTACCCTTTTTGCT ACTAAATATAGGGAGCATGTCCTAGGACTGATACTCGTCTCACCTCTTTGTAAGGCTCCCTCATGGTCAGAGTGGTTATATATGAAG GTAGTGTCAAATTTCCTCTATTTTTATGGAATGTGTGGCTTAGTCAAGGAGTACTTACTCCAACGATACTTCAGTAAG GAAGTACGAGGAAGTTCACAGGTTCCCGAGTCAGATATAGTACAAGCCTGTAGAAGT TTGCTGGATGAGAAGCAGAGTGCAAATGTCTGGTGGTTTCTTCAGTCAAttaatgg GAGACATGACTTGACTGAAGCATTGAAGAAACTTCAGTGTCGGACTCTAATTTTTGTGGGTGAGGACTCCCCATTTCACTCGGAGGCCCTCCACATGTCCGCAAAGCTGGACAAGAGATACAGTGCATTGGTTGAG GTTCAGGGATGTGGGTCGGTGGTGACGGAAGAGCAGCCCCACGCCATGCTGATACCAATGGAGTACTTCCTCATGGGGTATGGATTGTACCGTCCAAGCCAACTGAGCTACAGCCCGCGAAGTCCCCTCAGTCCATTGTGCATCTCTCCGGAGTTGCTTTCCCCAGAGAGCATGGGAGTGAAGCTAAAACCCATCAAGACTCGAATACCCGCGGAAGTTTGA
- the LOC103991232 gene encoding uncharacterized protein LOC103991232 isoform X1: MAASALSPPEVPMELHAHNRDKLVRALRDHLAASSRPTRGFVLLQGGEEQTRYCTDHAELFRQESYFAYLFGVREPGFFGAIDVASGKSFLFVPRLPADYAVWLGEIKPLSFFKERYMVDLVFYVDELVLVLHDHSNEPGKPLLFLLYGLNTDSNNFSKPAAIEDMNKFDTDLSTLHPILTECRVIKSKMELDLIQYANDVSSEAHIEVMRRIRSGMKEYQLESIFLHHIYMYGGCRHCSYTCICATGENSAVLHYGHAAAPNDRILEEGDMALFDMGAEYHFYGSDITCSFPVNGKFTKDQIVIYNAVLAAHNAVLQSMRPGVCWIDMHKLAEKTILESLKNEGIVIGDIDKMMERRLGAVFMPHGLGHFLGIDTHDPGGYAQGLERPKEPGLKALRTIRELKESMVITVEPGCYFIDAMLVPAMEDAVTSKFLNKKEIEKYKKFGGVRIESDVVVTADGCKNLTNCPRETWEIEAVMAGAPWPLDHARFKSQNGSSGA; encoded by the exons ATGGCCGCCTCCGCCCTCTCCCCTCCGGAGGTCCCCATGGAACTCCACGCCCACAACCGCGACAAGCTCGTCCGAGCCCTCCGCGATCACCTCGCCGCCTCCTCTCGCCCCACTCGTGGATTCGTCCTGCTCCAG GGAGGAGAGGAGCAGACCAGATACTGCACGGACCATGCGGAGCTCTTTAG GCAAGAGAGTTATTTTGCTTACTTGTTTGGAGTAAGAGAGCCAGGTTTTTTTGGTGCCATT GATGTTGCATCTGGAAAGTCGTTTTTGTTTGTGCCAAGATTGCCTGCTGATTATGCTGTTTGGCTGGGTGAGATAAAACCACTATCGTTCTTCAAG GAAAGATACATGGTTGACTTGGTCTTTTATGTGGATGAGTTGGTACTGGTGCTGCATGATCACTCCAATGAGCCAGGAAAGCCCTTGCTTTTTCTCTTGTATGGACTAAATACAGACAGCAATAACTTCTCCAAGCCTGCTGCAATTGAG GACATGAACAAATTTGACACTGATCTGAGCACACTGCATCCTATTTTGACTGAATGTCGAGTTATTAAATCTAAGATGGAACTTGACCTTATTCAGTATGCTAATGATGTAAGCTCAGAAGCACATATTGAG GTCATGAGACGAATCAGATCTGGAATGAAAGAATATCAGTTGGAAAGCATCTTCCTGcatcatatttatatgtatgGTGGCTGCAGGCATTGCTCTTATACATGTATATGTGCTACTGGTGAAAACAG TGCTGTTCTCCACTATGGTCATGCAGCTGCACCAAACGATAGG ATTCTAGAAGAGGGAGACATGGCCTTGTTCGACATGGGAGCTGagtatcacttttatggttctgaTATAACCTGTTCATTCCCT GTCAATGGCAAATTCACAAAGGATCAGATTGTGATTTACAAT GCTGTCCTTGCTGCGCACAATGCTGTTCTACAGTCAATGCGACCTGGAGTTTGTTGGATAGACATGCACAA ACTGGCTGAGAAAACCATTCTCGAGTCACTAAAGAACGAAGGAATAGTTATTGG tgatattGACAAGATGATGGAAAGAAGACTTGGCGCTGTTTTTATGCCTCATGGACTTGGACACTTCCTTGGGATTGACACTCATGATCCAGGGGGCTATGCACAG GGATTGGAGAGACCGAAAGAACCTGGGTTGAAGGCCTTACGAACAATAAGAGAACTGAAAGAAAGCATG GTGATAACAGTGGAACCAGGATGCTACTTCATTGATGCCATGCTAGTTCCTGCAATGGAAGATGCAGTTACATCAAAgttcttaaataaaaaagaaatagagAAGTACAAAAAATTTGGTGGAGTTCGAATCGAAAGTGATGTG GTGGTCACAGCTGATGGCTGCAAGAATCTTACAAACTGCCCTCGAGAAACATGGGAAATCGAAGCTGTGATGGCAGGTGCACCATGGCCACTGgatcatgctcgcttcaagagtcAGAATGGCTCCTCCGGTGCCTAA
- the LOC103991232 gene encoding uncharacterized protein LOC103991232 isoform X2: MAASALSPPEVPMELHAHNRDKLVRALRDHLAASSRPTRGFVLLQGGEEQTRYCTDHAELFRQESYFAYLFGVREPGFFGAIDVASGKSFLFVPRLPADYAVWLGEIKPLSFFKERYMVDLVFYVDELVLVLHDHSNEPGKPLLFLLYGLNTDSNNFSKPAAIEDMNKFDTDLSTLHPILTECRVIKSKMELDLIQYANDVSSEAHIEVMRRIRSGMKEYQLESIFLHHIYMYGGCRHCSYTCICATGENSAVLHYGHAAAPNDRILEEGDMALFDMGAEYHFYGSDITCSFPVNGKFTKDQIVIYNAVLAAHNAVLQSMRPGVCWIDMHKLAEKTILESLKNEGIVIGDIDKMMERRLGAVFMPHGLGHFLGIDTHDPGGYAQVITVEPGCYFIDAMLVPAMEDAVTSKFLNKKEIEKYKKFGGVRIESDVVVTADGCKNLTNCPRETWEIEAVMAGAPWPLDHARFKSQNGSSGA; encoded by the exons ATGGCCGCCTCCGCCCTCTCCCCTCCGGAGGTCCCCATGGAACTCCACGCCCACAACCGCGACAAGCTCGTCCGAGCCCTCCGCGATCACCTCGCCGCCTCCTCTCGCCCCACTCGTGGATTCGTCCTGCTCCAG GGAGGAGAGGAGCAGACCAGATACTGCACGGACCATGCGGAGCTCTTTAG GCAAGAGAGTTATTTTGCTTACTTGTTTGGAGTAAGAGAGCCAGGTTTTTTTGGTGCCATT GATGTTGCATCTGGAAAGTCGTTTTTGTTTGTGCCAAGATTGCCTGCTGATTATGCTGTTTGGCTGGGTGAGATAAAACCACTATCGTTCTTCAAG GAAAGATACATGGTTGACTTGGTCTTTTATGTGGATGAGTTGGTACTGGTGCTGCATGATCACTCCAATGAGCCAGGAAAGCCCTTGCTTTTTCTCTTGTATGGACTAAATACAGACAGCAATAACTTCTCCAAGCCTGCTGCAATTGAG GACATGAACAAATTTGACACTGATCTGAGCACACTGCATCCTATTTTGACTGAATGTCGAGTTATTAAATCTAAGATGGAACTTGACCTTATTCAGTATGCTAATGATGTAAGCTCAGAAGCACATATTGAG GTCATGAGACGAATCAGATCTGGAATGAAAGAATATCAGTTGGAAAGCATCTTCCTGcatcatatttatatgtatgGTGGCTGCAGGCATTGCTCTTATACATGTATATGTGCTACTGGTGAAAACAG TGCTGTTCTCCACTATGGTCATGCAGCTGCACCAAACGATAGG ATTCTAGAAGAGGGAGACATGGCCTTGTTCGACATGGGAGCTGagtatcacttttatggttctgaTATAACCTGTTCATTCCCT GTCAATGGCAAATTCACAAAGGATCAGATTGTGATTTACAAT GCTGTCCTTGCTGCGCACAATGCTGTTCTACAGTCAATGCGACCTGGAGTTTGTTGGATAGACATGCACAA ACTGGCTGAGAAAACCATTCTCGAGTCACTAAAGAACGAAGGAATAGTTATTGG tgatattGACAAGATGATGGAAAGAAGACTTGGCGCTGTTTTTATGCCTCATGGACTTGGACACTTCCTTGGGATTGACACTCATGATCCAGGGGGCTATGCACAG GTGATAACAGTGGAACCAGGATGCTACTTCATTGATGCCATGCTAGTTCCTGCAATGGAAGATGCAGTTACATCAAAgttcttaaataaaaaagaaatagagAAGTACAAAAAATTTGGTGGAGTTCGAATCGAAAGTGATGTG GTGGTCACAGCTGATGGCTGCAAGAATCTTACAAACTGCCCTCGAGAAACATGGGAAATCGAAGCTGTGATGGCAGGTGCACCATGGCCACTGgatcatgctcgcttcaagagtcAGAATGGCTCCTCCGGTGCCTAA